One window from the genome of Sinobacterium caligoides encodes:
- a CDS encoding Hpt domain-containing protein — MAKSQDYVALEWVSGEIAETLKQAKQALEAYVQNPQDSSQLRFCLTYIHQVYGTLKMVEFNGATLFAEELEALAQALVDGSLPNEREGLIALMGGLLQLPPYLQRLKVSHRDAPSALLPTINDMRAARAASALEEFAFFTPDLSRLKLSSDAPVQLSKAEFVGLVEKLRQMFQIAFVGIVRDKKLGKNLQYLAKVCQRLRLMSLGKQHEAMWSVALALIEGIANRSIPPTSGVKSLLKQIDTELKGLVERGPSYMDGEINNELMRQFLYHIAKSKNDSPLMADLRQAYQLEAALPKSYEEFVAPPDYEAVAAVIDALLEELAAVKDFLDLYVRNDNQQLDVLRPAQPMLKRVADTMSLLGFNEPLQTIRDQLSILTDYIAGEGGDLQALQEMASYVISVEHSLTQYLSTNGDSVHKTEAQLHFDSATEVVVREVCSLLEQVKESIVEFVADQLNPEHLQPVPAMLSAASGALMLSSLERIAAAVKACEHYTSACLMNKSQAQWQQLDKQPLDTLADAISSIDYYLERLLEDFDGVDNSAIIVRAEESLVSLGYEFDGECIVVPEAVLESSAEPRDKRVDEQATFEAVKPEAVKLAPEAAVSVEIPENETVAEDDEDAIDPEILEIFVEEAEEVLASINQWLPAWLEGDGKAEGLSEVRRAFHTLKGSGRMVGATTIGELAWSIENMLNRVMDKSLELDSTRVAWIALVTQCFPAMVEAFEAGKTVNESYVSELTAVSDCLAKADGEVDVTAYDSHRVIADTDVVVEEEAVSELIVDDEAGINSPSETLQIDEEAAMLLEVFEQEARTHLETIYNYITEALESVDPRYITDSLQRALHTLKGSAHMADVTSIARIVGPAEKLVKGMQASRVRAPGSVLSVLQTTTNLVEQGLQLLPEHAHVELEGSAELLFDIEELTDHILTDPHLSGVNDDAIDPELLSQLLTEGMDKLSAVEDILDAETVSVSGVTTISTLLTEFNLIVDSIPIQPMHELVTAVIQACAAVREDNVTCFTPCASQAVDTVIGMMDCIAASMDIAPADELVAEIGRWCDEQTVEDELVLSAMEASAVPEIVLEVPGELNFEQPLMTADDELSASSAAELEPLAVEGLLEEESPLEEIQQQSAIEGSLSEPTEAEELSFAEVVIEQTVEPELELTSLAAEQTPLEDAFFEEQLLAEGVDDEVSTETPEIEPVIAPQDEGLLVEPVSQEPLQSAAETMMLTEPAEQVADTHSLFADDDDELDDEIIEIFIEEAADLLEGIDETLQSWAQDIDDSAAMPELLRLLHTFKGGARLAAADALGDLSHDFETYVIGVDASNKLDQAALAEFQQFQDRLHHSMDRFLTSRRSGADVVEAAVSEAAAPAAVLEESVTDNGVLIESFSGTDSIDEVVERTDELVIAAPEQLTVESTVEADLTTGLSEQQVVATREDLLELNADHDRTEPVKAEASMFKAPSVKMVAIPKRSNELAATDGLNQLSQADALNQAKTPQEVIKVSAQLLEELVNLAGETTIARGRVEEQVSDISYAIEDMESTIDRLQDQLRRLDTETEAQILFRQEQMESSGVEEFDPLEMDRYTALQQLSRSLIESASDIADIKGTISDKARDIETLLLQQSRVNTDLQEGLMRSRMVPFSRMVPRLRRIVRQVGSELDKKVNFVLDNTEGEMDRIVLERMVAPLEHMLRNAIDHGIEPVQQRLQAGKPEQGNIVISMAREGGEVVINLEDDGAGIDLQAVRQKAVDNGLMTSDAELTDHEVMQFVLHAGFSTAQEVTQISGRGVGLDVVHSEIKLLGGMVDISSNHGLGTRFTVRLPFTVSVNRALMVKVAGDIYAIPLNTIEGVVRVSPFELEAYYQPEAPLFEYAGQPYNLRYMGSLLQSQAKPKLSNQSAPLPVVLVRGADHAVAVQVDALLGSREIVVKNLGPQFSRVQGLTGATVLGDGSVVVILDLMAMIRADISQGYSQLEQGDGQVEKQDTLTVMVVDDSVTVRKVTSRFLERNGMNVLLAKDGADAMQLLIDHKPDVMLLDIEMPRMDGFEVASRVKHSDRLRDIPIIMITSRTGDKHRERAFSLGVDRYLGKPYQEAQLLETLAELVVLPE, encoded by the coding sequence ATGGCTAAAAGTCAGGATTATGTAGCATTAGAGTGGGTTTCTGGTGAAATTGCTGAAACGCTTAAGCAGGCAAAGCAAGCGTTAGAAGCCTATGTGCAAAACCCACAAGATTCCTCCCAACTGCGTTTCTGTTTGACCTATATACACCAGGTATACGGTACGTTAAAAATGGTTGAGTTTAATGGCGCGACGTTATTTGCCGAAGAACTCGAGGCCTTAGCGCAAGCGTTAGTCGATGGCTCGCTACCTAACGAGCGAGAGGGTTTGATTGCCTTGATGGGAGGGCTATTGCAGTTGCCGCCCTACCTGCAGCGCTTGAAAGTATCACACCGAGATGCTCCTAGTGCCCTGTTGCCAACGATCAATGATATGAGGGCGGCGCGGGCTGCTTCAGCACTTGAAGAGTTTGCTTTCTTTACACCTGACCTGTCTCGTTTAAAGCTCTCCTCAGATGCGCCCGTGCAGTTGAGCAAAGCAGAGTTTGTTGGCCTAGTTGAAAAGCTGAGGCAGATGTTTCAAATCGCCTTTGTCGGTATTGTCCGTGATAAGAAGCTAGGCAAGAACCTACAATATTTGGCAAAGGTCTGTCAGCGCCTAAGGCTGATGTCACTAGGTAAACAGCACGAGGCCATGTGGAGTGTGGCACTTGCCTTAATTGAGGGCATTGCCAACCGTTCGATCCCGCCAACCTCTGGCGTTAAGTCGCTTTTAAAGCAGATTGATACTGAGCTCAAGGGACTGGTCGAGCGGGGACCTAGTTATATGGACGGCGAGATCAACAATGAGTTGATGCGCCAGTTTCTCTATCATATCGCCAAGTCGAAAAATGATTCGCCCTTGATGGCGGATTTAAGGCAGGCTTATCAGTTAGAGGCCGCGCTGCCGAAGAGCTATGAAGAGTTCGTTGCCCCGCCAGATTACGAGGCGGTGGCGGCAGTGATTGATGCGCTACTCGAAGAGTTGGCGGCGGTGAAGGACTTTTTAGACCTCTATGTACGCAATGACAATCAACAGTTAGATGTGTTGCGACCAGCACAGCCAATGCTTAAGCGTGTTGCCGATACGATGTCATTGCTCGGCTTTAATGAGCCGTTACAGACGATACGTGACCAGCTGAGTATTTTGACCGACTACATCGCCGGTGAAGGTGGTGATCTACAGGCGCTACAAGAGATGGCGTCGTATGTGATCTCTGTAGAGCACTCGCTAACGCAATATCTCTCGACGAATGGTGACTCTGTCCATAAGACTGAGGCGCAGCTGCACTTCGACAGCGCAACCGAGGTGGTTGTTCGTGAGGTCTGTAGTCTACTCGAGCAGGTTAAGGAATCGATTGTTGAGTTTGTAGCCGACCAACTTAACCCAGAGCATCTACAGCCGGTGCCGGCAATGCTGTCAGCAGCAAGTGGCGCCTTAATGCTTAGCTCCCTTGAGCGAATTGCCGCTGCGGTCAAGGCTTGTGAACACTATACTTCTGCATGCCTGATGAACAAGTCACAGGCGCAATGGCAACAGCTGGATAAGCAGCCGTTAGATACCTTGGCTGATGCGATCAGTAGCATTGATTACTACCTTGAGCGGTTATTGGAAGATTTTGATGGCGTAGATAATAGCGCTATCATCGTTCGTGCCGAGGAAAGCCTCGTTAGCTTGGGTTATGAGTTTGATGGCGAATGCATTGTCGTACCTGAAGCGGTGCTTGAGAGCAGCGCTGAGCCTAGGGATAAACGTGTCGACGAGCAGGCAACCTTTGAGGCTGTGAAACCCGAGGCCGTTAAACTGGCGCCGGAGGCCGCAGTATCGGTAGAGATACCAGAAAACGAAACGGTTGCAGAGGATGACGAAGACGCTATCGACCCTGAAATCTTAGAGATTTTTGTCGAGGAAGCAGAAGAGGTACTCGCGAGTATTAATCAGTGGCTACCTGCTTGGCTAGAAGGTGATGGCAAAGCGGAAGGGCTCAGCGAGGTGAGGCGAGCTTTTCACACCCTGAAGGGTAGCGGACGTATGGTCGGCGCGACGACGATCGGTGAGTTAGCTTGGTCGATCGAAAATATGCTCAACCGGGTGATGGATAAGAGTCTTGAGCTTGATAGCACCCGTGTTGCCTGGATTGCTCTCGTTACCCAGTGTTTCCCTGCGATGGTTGAGGCCTTCGAGGCTGGAAAAACGGTCAACGAGTCTTATGTTAGTGAGCTAACCGCAGTGTCAGATTGTCTTGCAAAGGCAGACGGTGAGGTCGATGTCACAGCCTATGATAGTCACCGGGTGATTGCTGACACTGATGTCGTGGTGGAAGAAGAGGCAGTATCAGAGCTTATTGTTGATGATGAGGCGGGCATAAACTCGCCGAGTGAGACGCTACAGATCGACGAAGAAGCGGCGATGTTGCTCGAAGTCTTCGAGCAAGAAGCGCGCACACATTTAGAAACTATCTATAACTATATTACTGAGGCGCTGGAGAGTGTCGACCCCCGCTACATAACCGATAGTTTGCAGCGGGCATTGCACACGCTTAAGGGCAGTGCGCATATGGCCGATGTCACCTCAATTGCTAGAATTGTCGGCCCAGCCGAGAAGTTAGTTAAAGGTATGCAGGCTTCAAGGGTGCGTGCTCCTGGCTCAGTGCTAAGTGTGTTGCAGACAACGACAAACTTAGTCGAGCAGGGCTTACAGTTATTACCTGAGCATGCGCATGTTGAGCTTGAGGGCAGTGCAGAATTACTCTTTGATATTGAAGAGCTGACAGACCATATACTCACAGATCCACACTTGAGCGGTGTTAACGACGATGCCATTGACCCCGAGCTGCTCAGCCAGCTATTAACCGAAGGCATGGATAAGCTCTCGGCGGTTGAGGATATTCTCGATGCTGAAACGGTCTCAGTGAGTGGTGTTACTACGATATCGACACTATTGACTGAGTTTAACCTGATCGTTGATAGCATTCCTATTCAGCCGATGCATGAACTTGTTACAGCGGTGATCCAGGCTTGTGCTGCGGTACGAGAGGATAATGTCACTTGTTTTACACCGTGTGCGAGTCAGGCTGTCGATACAGTTATTGGCATGATGGACTGTATTGCCGCGAGTATGGACATCGCGCCGGCGGATGAACTGGTCGCTGAGATTGGTCGTTGGTGCGATGAGCAAACAGTTGAAGATGAGCTGGTGCTGTCAGCTATGGAAGCCTCTGCTGTACCGGAAATTGTCTTAGAAGTACCGGGTGAACTCAATTTCGAGCAGCCGCTAATGACGGCTGACGATGAGCTGTCTGCTAGCTCAGCGGCTGAACTCGAGCCACTGGCGGTCGAGGGGCTGCTGGAGGAAGAGAGTCCGCTTGAAGAGATACAGCAGCAGTCAGCCATTGAGGGCTCTTTGTCGGAGCCGACAGAGGCGGAAGAGTTGTCGTTCGCTGAGGTTGTGATCGAGCAAACTGTTGAGCCAGAGCTGGAGTTAACTAGCCTAGCGGCAGAGCAAACACCGTTAGAAGATGCTTTCTTTGAAGAGCAGCTGCTGGCTGAAGGTGTTGACGATGAGGTGAGCACTGAAACACCTGAGATCGAGCCAGTAATTGCGCCACAAGATGAAGGGTTATTGGTCGAGCCCGTTAGCCAAGAGCCTCTGCAGTCGGCTGCAGAAACGATGATGCTGACAGAGCCAGCAGAGCAGGTTGCTGACACACATAGCCTGTTCGCAGATGATGACGACGAGTTAGATGATGAGATCATCGAAATTTTCATCGAGGAGGCGGCTGACTTACTCGAGGGTATCGACGAAACCCTGCAAAGCTGGGCGCAGGATATCGACGACAGCGCAGCGATGCCTGAGCTGCTGCGTTTACTGCACACCTTCAAAGGCGGTGCGCGTCTGGCGGCGGCGGATGCCTTGGGTGACCTTAGTCACGATTTTGAGACCTACGTTATTGGCGTTGATGCCTCGAACAAGCTCGATCAGGCAGCGCTGGCAGAATTCCAGCAATTCCAAGATCGTTTGCACCACAGCATGGATCGCTTCCTTACCTCGCGTCGTAGCGGCGCCGATGTTGTGGAGGCAGCAGTGTCAGAAGCTGCAGCTCCAGCAGCGGTATTGGAGGAGAGCGTTACTGACAATGGTGTGCTAATCGAAAGCTTCTCGGGCACGGATAGCATTGATGAAGTTGTCGAGCGCACTGATGAGCTGGTGATAGCGGCGCCTGAGCAACTGACAGTCGAAAGCACTGTTGAGGCAGATCTGACTACCGGGTTATCGGAGCAGCAAGTAGTAGCTACTAGGGAGGATCTGCTTGAGTTAAACGCTGATCACGATCGCACAGAGCCTGTAAAGGCAGAAGCGTCGATGTTTAAAGCGCCGTCGGTGAAGATGGTGGCAATACCCAAGCGTAGCAACGAGCTGGCCGCTACCGATGGGCTTAACCAGCTCTCTCAGGCGGATGCATTAAATCAGGCCAAGACACCGCAGGAGGTGATTAAGGTTTCTGCCCAGCTGCTAGAAGAGTTGGTAAACCTTGCGGGTGAGACGACTATTGCCCGAGGGCGTGTCGAGGAGCAGGTCAGCGATATCTCCTATGCGATTGAGGATATGGAGTCGACGATAGATCGGTTACAGGATCAGCTGCGCCGCCTAGATACTGAGACAGAGGCGCAGATCTTGTTCCGTCAGGAGCAGATGGAAAGCTCTGGTGTTGAAGAGTTTGATCCGCTGGAGATGGACAGATACACCGCGTTGCAGCAACTATCACGCTCGTTAATTGAGTCTGCCTCTGATATTGCCGATATTAAGGGGACTATCTCCGATAAGGCCCGTGACATTGAAACGTTACTGCTACAGCAGTCGCGGGTGAACACCGACTTACAGGAAGGTTTGATGCGTTCACGCATGGTACCTTTCTCTCGTATGGTGCCGAGATTGCGTCGTATCGTTCGACAGGTGGGTAGTGAACTCGATAAGAAGGTTAACTTTGTCCTCGATAATACTGAGGGTGAGATGGACCGCATTGTCCTTGAGAGAATGGTAGCGCCACTCGAGCACATGTTGCGTAACGCGATCGACCACGGCATCGAACCTGTGCAACAGCGATTGCAAGCGGGCAAGCCGGAGCAAGGTAATATCGTTATCAGCATGGCCCGTGAGGGCGGTGAGGTGGTCATCAATCTAGAAGATGACGGTGCCGGTATTGATCTGCAGGCAGTGCGTCAGAAAGCCGTCGATAATGGCTTGATGACATCGGACGCAGAGCTCACCGATCATGAAGTCATGCAGTTTGTTTTACATGCCGGTTTCTCGACGGCGCAGGAGGTAACGCAGATATCTGGCCGCGGTGTTGGTTTGGATGTGGTGCATTCCGAGATCAAGCTGCTCGGTGGTATGGTCGATATCAGCTCCAATCACGGATTGGGCACACGCTTCACTGTTCGTCTGCCGTTTACGGTTTCCGTTAACCGTGCGCTGATGGTAAAAGTGGCCGGTGATATCTATGCCATCCCACTTAATACCATCGAGGGTGTGGTGCGTGTCAGCCCGTTTGAGTTGGAGGCTTATTACCAGCCGGAGGCACCACTTTTCGAGTATGCGGGACAGCCTTATAACCTGCGTTATATGGGTTCGTTACTGCAGAGCCAGGCCAAGCCTAAGCTTTCGAATCAGAGTGCACCGCTGCCGGTGGTCTTGGTGCGTGGTGCAGATCATGCGGTTGCGGTACAGGTTGATGCGTTGCTTGGCTCACGCGAGATTGTGGTGAAAAACTTGGGGCCTCAATTTTCGCGGGTGCAGGGACTGACCGGTGCGACCGTACTGGGTGATGGCTCTGTCGTAGTTATTCTCGATCTTATGGCAATGATTCGAGCCGATATCTCACAGGGGTATAGTCAGCTTGAGCAGGGCGATGGCCAGGTAGAAAAGCAGGACACCCTGACCGTGATGGTGGTCGATGACTCGGTAACCGTACGTAAGGTTACCTCGCGATTCCTCGAGCGTAACGGCATGAATGTGTTGCTGGCTAAAGATGGCGCCGATGCGATGCAGCTACTTATCGACCATAAGCCCGATGTCATGTTACTCGATATAGAGATGCCGAGAATGGACGGCTTTGAGGTGGCGAGCCGAGTCAAGCACAGTGATCGCCTACGTGATATCCCGATCATCATGATTACCTCGCGGACAGGTGACAAACACCGTGAGCGAGCTTTTTCTCTCGGTGTTGATCGTTATCTAGGCAAGCCCTATCAGGAGGCGCAGCTATTGGAGACCTTGGC
- a CDS encoding CheR family methyltransferase — MSWALRPQPELSDKQFRLWQELLEARTGIDLGGHKSILQVGLLKRMRQLGYENYGEYYHQVSAGGGDAAVEWGELLNSLTVQETRFYRDPSAFAYLGDYLQVRLQVNDGEPLELWSVGCSTGEEAYSLAITAAEAVRTAAGERFFGVTGTDISSSAVARAEAGEYRQQQLLIIEAALRYRYFRNISAGSYQVVPALRSRVCFSRSNIAMINTLPNMLMDVIYCQNMLIYFKREGRISVLNALYKRLKPGGLLITGPGESQGWHHPGVRRISNSRIEGYIKQ; from the coding sequence TTGAGTTGGGCGCTGCGGCCTCAGCCGGAATTGTCAGATAAGCAGTTTCGTCTGTGGCAAGAGCTTTTAGAGGCGCGGACAGGTATTGACCTGGGGGGCCATAAATCGATTCTGCAAGTTGGCTTATTAAAGCGCATGCGTCAGCTTGGATATGAAAATTATGGAGAGTATTACCATCAGGTGAGCGCCGGTGGCGGTGATGCAGCTGTTGAATGGGGGGAGTTACTCAATAGCCTTACTGTTCAGGAAACGCGCTTCTATCGCGACCCATCTGCTTTCGCCTACCTAGGTGATTACCTGCAAGTACGACTACAGGTTAATGATGGAGAACCTTTAGAGCTTTGGAGCGTTGGTTGCTCCACCGGTGAGGAGGCTTATAGCTTAGCGATTACTGCTGCAGAGGCGGTGAGAACGGCGGCAGGTGAGCGCTTTTTCGGTGTCACTGGTACTGATATCAGTAGTAGCGCGGTGGCACGTGCTGAAGCAGGTGAATACCGTCAGCAGCAATTATTAATAATAGAGGCTGCGCTGCGCTATCGATACTTTAGGAATATCTCGGCTGGTAGCTATCAAGTTGTACCGGCGCTGAGGTCAAGAGTGTGTTTTAGTCGCTCCAATATCGCGATGATAAACACCCTGCCTAACATGTTGATGGACGTGATTTATTGCCAGAACATGTTGATATATTTTAAGCGTGAAGGTCGGATTTCCGTATTAAATGCGCTGTATAAGCGCCTAAAACCCGGGGGCCTTTTAATTACAGGCCCTGGCGAGAGTCAGGGCTGGCACCATCCAGGCGTTAGGCGTATTAGCAATAGTCGTATAGAAGGCTATATAAAACAGTGA
- the pilG gene encoding twitching motility response regulator PilG, whose translation MSVNFADLKVMVIDDSKTIRRTAETLLSKVGCTVVTAVDGFDALAKIADTRPDIIFVDIMMPRLDGYQTCALIKNNNEFKSTPVIMLSSKDGLFDKAKGRIVGSDQYLTKPFSKNELLSAIEDHVGKQNAA comes from the coding sequence ATGAGTGTTAACTTCGCAGATTTAAAAGTCATGGTAATTGACGATAGTAAGACTATACGTCGTACTGCTGAGACTCTATTAAGTAAAGTAGGTTGTACTGTTGTCACGGCTGTAGATGGCTTTGATGCCCTAGCCAAGATAGCAGATACACGTCCTGATATTATCTTTGTCGATATTATGATGCCTCGCTTAGATGGCTATCAGACCTGCGCTTTGATTAAAAATAATAATGAATTTAAATCAACGCCGGTCATTATGTTATCGAGTAAAGATGGTTTGTTTGATAAAGCGAAGGGTCGAATAGTTGGCTCGGATCAGTATCTAACCAAACCGTTTAGTAAAAATGAGCTGCTGAGTGCGATTGAAGATCACGTCGGCAAGCAAAACGCCGCATAG
- a CDS encoding response regulator → MARVLIVDDSPTETRRMKSMLSRHGYEVLEAENGEEGVAKAKAELPDIVLMDIVMPGINGFQATRQLSRNSATSDIPILIVTTKDQETDRVWGRRQGARGYLTKPLEEKLLMNTIKDVLSGASAS, encoded by the coding sequence ATGGCTCGAGTATTAATCGTAGACGACTCGCCAACCGAAACTAGAAGAATGAAGTCGATGCTGAGCCGTCATGGCTATGAAGTGCTAGAGGCTGAAAACGGTGAAGAAGGTGTGGCGAAAGCGAAGGCGGAGCTGCCTGATATTGTTTTAATGGATATTGTCATGCCAGGGATCAACGGCTTTCAGGCAACTCGCCAGTTAAGTAGAAATAGTGCTACCAGCGATATCCCAATTCTTATTGTCACCACCAAAGATCAGGAAACCGATCGTGTCTGGGGCAGGCGCCAAGGGGCGAGGGGATATTTGACTAAACCGCTGGAAGAAAAGCTGCTGATGAACACGATCAAAGACGTCCTCTCCGGCGCCAGTGCGTCTTAG
- a CDS encoding methyl-accepting chemotaxis protein: MSTTKNTTKSSNNGGTSLLIILLVLVIVGFAYIGFKLFQQVGHDSGYLKSTSDLRVLLQELTTSSRQATEGNAAAFTDLKEANAKFKATVNKLIDESNDQELLAPELDRLAKTWTMLDQSSHTIVENRDRILLLHEVANTLNESVPAVQAEYENVVEIMLDIGADTESTVQAQGQSLLMERIARNVDKMLEGRVDAVSAADQFSQQAVLFRAVLNGMLEGNKSLRITKVNDPEALASLKEITELYGFVAGSVDEIVQASPDLTKARDAAKKVIEAEPMMQDAIAALVTAIGNLDGKRAINTTMLAGLAVAILVLLALIGLSNARGTARQLKTENETNETNQAAILRLLDELADLADGDLTATATVSEDFTGAIADSINFTIDQLRILVSQINDTAVRVSSAAEETQGTALHLAEASEHQAQEIAGASAAINEMAVTIDQVSANASESAQVADRSVKIAGSGAEVVQNTIHGMDTIREQIQDTAKRIKRLGESSQEIGDIVSLINDIADQTNILALNAAIQASMAGDAGRGFAVVADEVQRLAERSSNATKQIEALVKTIQSDTNEAVISMEQTTSEVVRGARLAQDAGVALEEIENVSSSLAELIQNISNAARQQAASAGHISNTMNVIQEITSQTSSGTTTTAKSIGNLAVMATDLRESVAGFKLPEEELDFDDELQEH; encoded by the coding sequence ATGAGTACAACTAAAAATACGACGAAATCGTCGAATAATGGTGGCACATCATTACTGATCATCTTGCTGGTGTTGGTGATTGTTGGTTTTGCCTATATTGGTTTCAAGCTGTTTCAACAGGTAGGGCATGACTCTGGGTACCTGAAGTCAACGAGTGACTTGCGCGTTTTGCTGCAGGAGCTGACAACGTCATCTCGTCAGGCAACAGAGGGTAATGCGGCTGCGTTTACTGACTTGAAAGAGGCTAACGCCAAGTTTAAGGCGACAGTTAATAAGCTGATCGACGAGAGTAACGACCAAGAGCTGTTGGCACCGGAGCTTGATCGATTGGCAAAGACTTGGACGATGCTGGATCAGTCCTCGCATACGATCGTTGAGAACCGTGATCGAATTTTGTTATTGCATGAAGTTGCCAACACGCTAAACGAGTCGGTACCGGCAGTACAGGCCGAGTATGAGAACGTTGTTGAGATCATGCTGGATATAGGCGCTGATACCGAGTCTACTGTTCAGGCGCAGGGGCAGAGCTTGTTGATGGAGCGTATCGCTCGTAACGTTGACAAGATGCTCGAGGGACGCGTTGATGCCGTCTCAGCTGCTGATCAGTTTAGCCAGCAGGCGGTGCTGTTCCGTGCCGTGCTCAACGGTATGCTTGAAGGTAATAAATCACTGCGTATTACTAAGGTGAATGACCCTGAAGCATTGGCTAGCCTCAAGGAAATTACAGAGTTGTACGGCTTCGTTGCTGGCTCTGTTGATGAAATCGTTCAGGCATCCCCAGACTTAACTAAGGCGCGTGATGCTGCGAAGAAGGTGATCGAAGCGGAGCCGATGATGCAGGATGCGATTGCGGCGCTGGTTACCGCCATCGGTAATCTTGATGGTAAGCGTGCTATTAACACCACTATGTTGGCCGGTTTGGCTGTAGCGATTCTCGTGTTGTTGGCGCTGATTGGTCTATCGAATGCTCGTGGAACCGCACGTCAGCTGAAGACAGAGAACGAGACTAACGAGACTAACCAGGCGGCGATCTTACGTCTGCTGGATGAGCTGGCCGACTTAGCCGACGGTGACTTGACTGCTACGGCGACTGTATCGGAAGACTTTACCGGTGCGATCGCCGATTCGATTAACTTCACTATTGACCAACTACGGATCCTGGTTTCTCAGATCAACGATACGGCGGTAAGGGTCTCCTCGGCTGCCGAAGAAACACAGGGTACGGCGTTACACCTTGCAGAAGCTTCTGAGCATCAGGCACAAGAGATTGCCGGAGCGTCGGCGGCGATCAACGAGATGGCGGTTACCATCGACCAGGTTTCGGCTAACGCCTCTGAGTCTGCACAGGTTGCCGATCGATCGGTTAAAATAGCCGGGTCCGGTGCCGAGGTTGTACAGAATACTATTCACGGTATGGACACGATTCGAGAGCAGATTCAGGATACAGCGAAGCGTATTAAGCGCCTCGGTGAGTCGTCACAGGAAATCGGTGATATCGTATCTTTGATCAACGACATCGCGGATCAGACCAACATATTGGCACTTAACGCGGCGATCCAGGCATCTATGGCCGGTGATGCCGGTCGAGGCTTCGCGGTTGTTGCGGATGAGGTTCAGCGACTTGCGGAGCGCTCCTCTAATGCAACAAAGCAGATCGAGGCGCTGGTTAAGACGATTCAGTCGGATACCAATGAAGCGGTTATCTCTATGGAGCAGACCACCTCGGAAGTTGTCCGCGGAGCGCGTTTGGCTCAGGATGCGGGTGTGGCACTGGAAGAAATCGAGAATGTATCGAGCAGTCTCGCCGAGCTGATTCAGAACATCTCTAACGCGGCGCGCCAGCAGGCGGCTTCCGCAGGTCATATCTCGAATACCATGAACGTTATTCAAGAGATCACTTCTCAGACCTCGTCTGGTACTACCACGACGGCGAAGTCGATCGGTAATCTCGCCGTCATGGCGACAGATCTACGTGAGTCCGTAGCCGGCTTCAAACTACCTGAAGAAGAGTTGGACTTTGATGATGAGCTGCAAGAGCATTGA
- a CDS encoding chemotaxis protein CheW has protein sequence MNKLVEPFATLTEIAQRSLAAARGLPAQQEVKVTWSGVGFTLGGVKMVAPMAEVAEMLVELGATKMPGVQPWVKGVANVRGRLLPLVDLYHFFNHKPLPQSRDRRVLVVERGELYTGLVVDRVFGMQHFPAETFTDEIAEDAAAYGEYLVGSYLVDGEPWAVFSPFLLAADTRFVNAAAS, from the coding sequence ATGAATAAGCTCGTGGAGCCATTTGCAACCTTAACCGAAATCGCCCAGCGTAGTCTGGCGGCGGCGAGGGGATTACCCGCTCAGCAAGAGGTGAAAGTCACTTGGAGTGGTGTGGGCTTTACCTTGGGCGGCGTAAAGATGGTGGCGCCGATGGCTGAGGTCGCGGAAATGTTGGTTGAGCTGGGTGCGACAAAGATGCCTGGCGTGCAACCGTGGGTAAAAGGTGTTGCTAATGTCCGAGGACGCTTGTTGCCCTTGGTAGATCTCTATCACTTCTTCAACCATAAACCACTGCCTCAGTCTCGAGACAGAAGGGTGTTGGTTGTTGAGAGGGGAGAGCTTTATACTGGCCTAGTCGTCGACCGAGTCTTCGGTATGCAACATTTTCCTGCAGAAACTTTTACCGATGAGATTGCTGAGGATGCCGCCGCGTATGGTGAGTATTTGGTCGGATCTTATCTGGTGGATGGTGAACCATGGGCTGTTTTCAGCCCATTTTTATTGGCAGCGGATACGCGTTTTGTAAATGCTGCAGCAAGTTAA